In Mugil cephalus isolate CIBA_MC_2020 chromosome 11, CIBA_Mcephalus_1.1, whole genome shotgun sequence, the genomic window GCGCCTCCCAGGAGTACAACTACACCTCCCCCAAGCTGACCAGCTGCAGGAAGATAACGATCACACAGGGCAGGTAGGCGCTCACACTCTGAGTGGACATAATTGCAGtttgtatatttatgtattttcatattttcccaGGCATCCTCTGTTGGAGCTGTGCTCTCCTATGTTTGTAGCCAACTCCTTCCAGAGCTCAGAGTCGGAGGGTAGAGTCAAGATCATCACTGGCCCCAATTCCTCTGGCAAGAGCATCTACATCAAACAAGTAGGATAGTCTGGTCCTGACAAGTACGATAAGCATATGCGAGTGAGGTCATTTCAGTAACAGCAGCAATAATCAACGGATTATGGTGATTTGCTCAGTAACAGCAGAATCCATTTATGTCGTTTCAACTACACCAGATATTTGTGTTAGTTTACTGTATTTGAACCAGGCATAAGTGATGTTCGGGTGCTTTTGGGcccattgtgtttttttctacacCCAGTGATGAGCCTTTGAGAAGTTAGAGAGTTTTAACAACGAAATTATTTAATTGGGAGACTCTTCTCTCAGAAATCCACGTCTGGAACCAGTTTTCTTCAGCACCAGTAGTTACTTCATGACGTACAAGCTTCATATTTTGCTTTCCAAATTATTTTACTGGTAGAATTTCACTGGCTCTCCCACTCGGTTTACAAGTTTATAAACACCCCTGCGCTTGCCATTCAGTCATGACGTTCGACAtgtgttctgttttgcttttggcAGGTGGGTCTGATTGTGTtcatggctctgattggctctgaCGTGCCCGCAAAGGAGGCAGAGGTCGGTCTGGTGGATGGGATCTTCACTCGCATGCAGAGCAGAGAGTCTGTGTCTTTAGGCCTCAGCACCTTCATGGTAGATCTCAACCAGGTaccacacacattttttatgCGTACAAGTacgtctgtgtgtctgtgtcagtgtgtgtgggtgcaaaagtaaaatatatGAACTCTCAACACTGATGTCCTCTAGTCCGTCTCCCACTCTCCACCTGTCAAGATTTTCTTATGAAGTAACTTCTGCCTACAACCTTCACACAAACGCAACGCCGACAATAAAACCGTGTTAAAACTGTGCAGTTTAACGGTTTTTGTCTCTGCTCTCCAGATGGCCCAGGCTCTTAACAACAGCACTGGCAACTCATTGGTCCTCATCGATGAGTTTGGAAAAGGAACTAACACGGTAAGAAGAATTTGTTCCAGCACGTTGTTAATTAGGTACATACGCACACAAATAACAAGGACACACAGTGTGTCATTAATGCGTAGCACCTGTAACCAGCCCCAACCAATGTTGCTCGGTTCAAAGCTGCAGCACGTACAGACCCTCAGCTCAGCACATGTGTCACCTATTAGTGAGAAAATAGCAGCAGCTGTTGAGACAGATATAGAAGTGTCAATGTGTGCCGCCTGCTGGCAGTTACCGGGACATCTGTAACCACCGTGCACAGAGTACGGAGGAGCAAACCTCCACTACAGGTAAATAAGTAAGTCACGCAATTAATGCATTTATATGCCATTAAAATATACACAGCAAAGTTGAATGACACCCTCTACCCCATATCTGCATAATTACCAAGAAACACtacaaattaaatacatttacaaatacataggaaattaaataaaaataattaaaaagttaaatacagtgaataaaatgaatgttgttatttatactgtatgtcatgtctatattttatttttgtgtaactATAAGTTTCTTTATACCTGCATCATCCAACCATTTACATTTATCTAAAGAACCAATAGAAGTGTGAGAGGCAGAAGCCAAAAGACACAACTAAGTAATCAATGTAGACTGAATGAGTTTCATGGTGCACAGATTTTGTGACAAAAACTTGCTGATTATAACTGATATTTTAATGATAAGAATGTGACAATGTTAAAGGGGTCACTCCTTGTATACCCCTTAAATCCGCAGCTCTTTTCAGCCTCACTGAGGAAAACAAGTTTCTGTAGTGTGGCGACAGCTTTCTGCTCTCACTGTGCCTGTCACACcaagcagctgtttcagcaAAATAACTCTAAAAACCCCGCTTTCCACTAACGCATCCTAACCCATGGGCGGCCGTGGGAGTCAGCTAGTGAACAGAGTTAAGTGTTTAGCAGCTCCGCAGACAGATGTTTCAATCAGGATTTCATAGAGATCAAAATCAGAGCTGAAACGGAGACAAATATCGAATAACCTCCTCATCTCCTGACTGCGTCAACAAGCAACTGTATGTTTGAAATGTATCACTGCTGCATTAACGTGTATAAAattaacttaataaaaaaaaactagaagCTGCAACACTTTACCTGCAGGTGGCACAAGAGCAAGGACTGTCTCTTTTGTTACTTGTTATTATACTTTTCATGCCTACTCACTGTTCACGGTCAGAAATGAAGACAAGATGCCGCATCAATATGTGCAACAACCACAGCTGCATGTTAACCTTCTTGTAAACGTGTGCATGTAGATGTGGGTCAGTCTGTGTCAAACTGAAAGTCTTACTTAATCCTGATGCGGTTACTGTGGCATGATTAAGGCGACACAATAGCATCAATCAAGTTGTCACGTTTTCTAACATGAGATCAATAGAAAAGAGGCAATGTGGTGGATGGATCTGTTCATCTTTATACTAATAGACgggttaattaattaattggtTTGTTCAGCCTCAGTCTTTCAACAGTTTGTGTAAAGAGCTTAAGCTAGATTAAGATCCAAACGTTTTGCCACAGATATAATGTTTCCTCTTCAGGTGGACGGTCTGTCCTTGCTGGCTGCATCGATCTCTTATTGGCTGAGAAAGGCTGCGGTCGATGTTCCTCATGTCCTTTTGGCCACTAACTTCCACAGCGTGCTTCAGCTGGGCCTGCTACCGTCCTCCGGGCTGCTGTCTCGTCTGGTACACAGAGATAAAATGGAACCTGAagtgtttatgtaaatgttcaCTGAGGTTTAATGAAGCTGAAACGTACAAATGACCGACTAGATGAGACTCCACATAAGATTTTTCGCATCGTTTCATTAGTATGACtgagtgtatttgtgtttgcgCGTATTCATGCGTGTTATTAGACCCTAGAGACAGCAGTGGACGGAGATGAGTTGGTGTTTCTTTACCAGCTGAGGGAAGGGATCTGTCAGTCCAGCTATGCAGCAAACATCGCCACACTGGCTGGCCTGCCAACTTGCCTTGTGCAGAGAGGAGTGGAGgtaaacatgcacacagacactgagTTAAACAGAcactgaagcttgaacacaaacTGACTGACATTTTATTAAGGTGTCAGAGCTGTACAGAACAGGAAGGCCCATCAACCACACTGATAAAACTTCATTGGATGAGCAAGCAAAGAGGTTTGTTGAGCTGCACAGAAtgatgggggggaaaaaaaaataaaaagcgaataaatgtaaacatgtttgctTCCAACAGGTGCAGGTTTTTCGTGGAAAAGTTCCTGAGCCTCGACCTGGAGGACAAAGACGTGGATTTACAGAGTTTCATGAAAGATGAGCTCACGCCCTCTGCTGGAGAGCTGCTGAACAGCAGCTGAACTCTGCCGCTGCTGCAAACAGATCTTTGCACCATTGTGGTCAGTTTGTTCATTCATTGTTAAATATTTAGAGAGCAGGACTTAAATGAGATTCACCTACAGAAGTAGCTAAAGACATGCACAATACATGACACGGTTGCTGTAACATTTATTATCCTACATGTGTTGCAAATCTGGTAGCAAAAAAAAGCTATTTCCTGTGgttaaacacaaaacatgaaatgtaacacaaaatataatggttttaatgtgttaGTTAATAAATGTATTCCAAATGTATCTAGTGTCTCCTTAgtaaataatacaaaaaggACATCCTTCCAGCATTACTTCAACAGACCTTTTTTGGACAACACTGGATAAATTCCTGTTTGTTATAATCGTACTGAGGCTCCAGTGAAGTGCCAGGCTGTTAACAAAGCTGTACTCAGATACAAAAGTGTGTAGACTGGAAGTTTGTGTGCTGAGTTACAGAAAGGGGTGTCGCAGCAGTGTTTGGTCATGGTGAAGATGGTTTTGTTCATGAGGAGTTCCACCGTGGTCTCCACATCGCACTCCTCTGCCTTTACACAACCCAGCATCTTTATATCCAGGGCATCAGCTGGGGAGACATGTGAGTCAGTGTTTAACATTCATGCACATTTACACCCATCACTGTATATTAATTAGACACAGTTTTTTTCCAACACACCTGCCTTCCCCCGGCCCGTGTAGCAGCGCTCCCCCAGGCTGCAGTTCGTTTCAGTCGTGTAGCAGGCATCCCAGAAACCCAGATCACAGCGGAAGCACTCCAGATactcctcatcttcttcaaatCCCACCGACTCCATGGGCTGCTCCTGctgttcctcttcctcacctGAGCCCACAGACACAGTAAAGCCGTAGTGGGAAGACTGATTTTGATAAACATAAAGCAGCTCTCacagaagttatttttttaaaataaaaatggttgaTTTGTTAAAGCGGATAAGCCCGTCTTGGACTGGAAACCTCTTTTGCAAGTAAGACCTGGAGGGCAGATATAAAGTTGCAGACTAACACAAGATTTAAATGCAGCTAAGGACAGTAAATCTCATAAACAGTTcataatgaatgaatacagTGCTCTTAGTTATTGGGATTTTGAGACATTTATGTAATAGCCTGTTGGAAGCGTTCATTATTCAGGGATGTGTGAAGTGTTGGAGCGCCGCTGGAGGACATCAAGCCAAACTCATGACCAACATTCTGCTGAACACTTCAGCAtctcagaaatgttttgtttatccTGCAGCCGTCTGGAATTTGTTTCTTTGAGTGGATGATTTGCGTTATTCGGGGAGCGCTCCAAGTCTCGGAGCAGCATCGTGTTTTTATCAACCAGACAGATACTGGGATTAACGGCAGGAGAACATAATGCAGGAGTAGGAAAAACTCTTAGTTGTTCCTCCTGCGCTGTCCTGCTCACTCCATAAATTTAATACTTGTGTCATGGATCAGGATCTGTTTTACAGAAAGGATAGTATAATGCAACCTTATATTAGTGGTGTAATTTTACTTTATAAGTACTATAAAGATACCTAGTAGTAGACAACAACAGATTAGCACGCACGTTGTTTTGGATGGATTCCACTTCCTTGCTGTCTGGCTTGCGTGCCGCTATCAGCTACAGTCAGGAACAGGACTAATCTCTTTCTCAGAGATGCGTTACAGTGAGACTCCAATCCTTATCCCCTCTTATCTTGTTAGCTACTGCTAGCTCAGGTGAATGAGCAGACAATAGAATAGTATAGTTTATTGTCAGGGAACAacggtcttgcttttatatccTGGAGACCTAAATCTGTGCTCATGTGCCGGTTCATGAAGCACATCTCGTCCGCGCTGCAGTAAATGCCTCTTTAATGAAGGTCACGAAGGTCTTTGTTTGACATGTTGTTTAAACTTTTGGGAGGATTTAAAGTGGGATCTCTTACTGCTGTATTGTGTTACATGTAATATCCTGAGCGGCCCATTTGTATCAGCGAGTTGACACTAGTTAGCATCTCTCCAGGACTAAATACTTCACTAACGTCATCATAAAGTGAGGATTTATTGGCGAGCTGCAACACTTAGCAACCTTCtgataaacaaaatgttttgtggtgttttatAGACTAACAGCAATAGATCAAGAAAGTTCAGattgaacaaaaataaaaatcatttttggTGGCAGCCCAAATTTGtcagttgaatttatttatataaattaaacacaggctcaacatgacatggacatgatgtataaaataaaaaatgtctttcacaGATTAATTAAGCTGTTAATGTGATATAAATTAAAACATCTATCAAGATTAATAAATACTGGACAAGCAGACGCTGGCTGGATGTCCACCTACTGTCATCTTACCTTGAACAGGTGTGAGCACCAAGatggcaaaaacacagaatattagTCCTTTCATTTTGAGCAGGATGTGTCTTCCATTGACTGGACGGCGAGGGCTGCTGGAGGGACCGGAAGCTGGGATTGGATTAGTCAGGAATGCACCTGTTATTTATCTGGCGCGAATCACAGCTGCCGAAAAGCTGCATATCACTGAACAAGTGAAGCCCTTTGTTTCAGCTGCAAAGATTTTACACGGGTACAAAGGGGAATCTGGTAACCGGGAGGAtcttgtgtgtctttttttttttaaatgtcagaaaatatcaTTTGGCTTATTAACTGGTTTAACGGCAGCACGTATGTGGTGTGAATGTTGCACGTAAAACCAAGCTGGTGACACATCCCGGCTGTTTCTAATGACGAACCGCTGAATGTGAAATGCAGGCGAAGGTTAAAAATTCGTCCTCGTGCCGGAGGCTGGAAGACACGTCTCCCTTTGTGGTCGTGCTTCCCCCTTTTCATTAAGTCCTCTTAAGTCAATCCGCTGTGCAAGTGGGGAAAAGAAACCCTCTGAAAGTGGCTGATGCTCAGTAACTCACATCTCCTCATATTTACTGACAGCAAAAATTATTGATGACagcttccctctctttctcttgagGAATCTAGAAATTGCACGTGCCCTGAGTCGGTGGAGGTTTAAGCAGCTTATGTCTTCCTGTCCGTCTGCTCAGATATGTAAGTATCGTTGcattgcattcacacacacacacacacacacacacacacacacacacacacacacacacggaggcaCCTCTCTCAGAGAGGAGGGGATTTGATTCTGTTATATTCTCAATGCAGCATGAAGCCTGTACTGCTGACTTATGTAACACTGGCGtacagtcacaaacacagatgaacaCACAAGGAGATTTATAGACTTCTGTAGCTGCAGCGGCGTCTGCGCGCGTATCCAGCAAATGTGAAAACGATTCCCTCTGGTCAGTTTAGTGTCAGATTCAAAAAGCCTTTCGCGGGAGCtgagaaacaggaggagaataatTCATACCACAGTCTCAGTCGActgattaaaaattcatatgCAGCAATTCTGATATTAGAATCCACCTTCTCCTTACAAGCACACCTGGGGTTTCCACACTTTGAATTGTAAagatttgctgcttttgtttgcgTTACATGACAGTTGACTCGATATCCGGGTATCTCGGATACTGTAATCagatttttaacagttttccGACAACTTTATGAATATTTAGGAGGATGTAGTTCAGCTCAGTTCACTATCGAGTGGTATTCCTGTTTTTAAGCCAACAGAGCCGTGAGCTGCGGccttaaaaatgaacaaaacctcTCAATTAAAGCGTAAGAACCTTCAGTAAGGGATGATTTATGCACGTCTGTTAGCGTTGGACCCAAGGCAAGAATAAACTGACGAGCAAATCCTCCTCGCTtctacatgtaaacacatcGGATCATCTAACACTCACAAGGAATTGATGTGAGAgggtgaggagagggagggCTGCCTTCTCTGAGAGACGAGTGCGAAGGAGGCTGCTTGCAGCATGTCGCAACATTCAGACACAACTCATCCCTGCTGCTCCAACATATACATCCAGCGTCTTAAAACCTACACgacacccccccacacacacacacacacacacacccacacccccccaccacccacccgGCCTGCACGTGTGTGCAGGGCACGGGTGGGTGCTGTTGTTTAGGGAGCGAAATGTGTGGCTGCGAATTACTGTACACTCCAGTCTGGGTCGTCATCTGGATGGCAGGATCCCAGCATGGGCCCGAACAACAAGGAAATACTCAGCAGTCCTAAAGCACCTATAAAACCCTTCAGACTGATCCCTCGTGTAATTAGAGACCGGAGGAGAAAACGCTGGcgataattaaaataaaaatccgccctccccttcctctccgcAAACATGCTTTTGGCTTAATTGTACCTGCTAACACTTTCCCCTGCATTGTTTTTGCCCTCTTTTCTACTACTTCTCGGCTCCGCGGCAGCCAAGGATTGAGCATTTGAATAAAGCGTAGGAATcggatgatgatgaagagagaggagatgaagaggtcgGGATGGTGGGAGAGCGAGCCTCCCGTTGCCCGACTCACAGGACCGCTTCTCTCAGTTAAGCCACGTCAGGAATAACTCGTAACAGCCTCAccgggtttatttatttatttagttttttttgtaaagttgttgctctttttctttcaaccCAGCCTCTGATTGAAATTCTTTAAGATCTCTGCAGAAATCTGAGCGACTGACTCTTTGCTTTATcagagaagaaaatgttgaattacagcaaaagaagaagaagaaaaaaaaaactcgatcTTGCATGTGTTCAGAGCACCAGCTGGTATTTATAGCGTGGCTGTAGGTGTCGAGTGAGAGGAGTGTGGCCTTGTGTGCTTCTCTTGTTTATGCTGAGGCACAATTTCGCCGGATGAAGAGAGCACTATGGTCGTGAGATTAGATAAAGACTTAATCTGCCTCGTCCTCTCAACTGAACCTCTTCAGCGGGGAAATATAGACTCCTGCAGGGAAGATGTGTGTgagcgagagaaagagggaggggaggggccgcGTCCGTCTCCCAGTATGGTACCTAAATAACTTTCCTGCAAACCTCCTCACGTCCAAATATGGTCAAACCAGTAGTGGCTTTAGGGACTTTTGGGCACGGGTTGAATTCGGAGACAACAAGATGGCGAGCTGACATCAAACAGCATTTCAAATGTGGGTGAGTCACAGAACGATGTAGGACAAAAACACCCTTCGCAGGCCGTGAGTCACAGCGAATGCGCCATTCGGAGGCACTAAAACATACCGACAAACATTTCATCAGTTTATTGAGGAATGCATAGtcttgttagtgtgtgtgtgtgtgcgcgcacgtgaAACTTTTAAGTGTGTCTCATCATGCATATTTCATGAGACGGTAGCGGTGGAGGGGGTTCAGTTAATAGGCGGCGCTGACAGAGTCTGTCCGTATGTTGAAGTTGATTTCGCTAGAGTTGCAGGAGTCTGAGTAGACGGAGGAGCGGGAGATGGAGAggcagggggagggagggtgaggggtCGGCTCCTGGTGGTGCAGGACTCGGGCCAGCAGGGTTGacctcccctccttctcctcctcgtttCCGCCCCGCTCGTCGCTGTCGTTGCCTCCCgcaccaggaggaggaggcggaggaggaggcggtgaaTCTCCGCTGGTGATGTTGTGTCTGTTTGACTCCGGATGAGGAAAGGGGGGGCTCGGGAGAGACTGCGTGTGGGCAGGAGTGGCCCAGCAGCCCTGCTCCCCATCCCTGCACTCCCACTGCTCTTGGCAGCCGAAGCTGGGCTGCTCCTGCGAGTCCTCCCAGCAGCTCCCCCCCTTCAGATCCTCAAGGTCGTCGGGCGTCTCCTGCCTGAGGATCTCCCGGTCCCGGTTCTCGTACAGCAGCGTGGCGGcgcagatgaagatgaagaggccCACTCCCATGACGACG contains:
- the LOC125016759 gene encoding protein Bouncer-like, which gives rise to MKGLIFCVFAILVLTPVQGEEEEQQEQPMESVGFEEDEEYLECFRCDLGFWDACYTTETNCSLGERCYTGRGKAADALDIKMLGCVKAEECDVETTVELLMNKTIFTMTKHCCDTPFCNSAHKLPVYTLLYLSTALLTAWHFTGASVRL
- the LOC125016757 gene encoding uncharacterized protein LOC125016757 produces the protein MTAASPVCSHASSHSAPSSPVCLSACHRHLRRSEALQTKLHLGSAPGVWLLLGVVVVLVGMSVAVAGYVSAAPPKPAAGGRGSTHVERMKLAGPVVMGVGLFIFICAATLLYENRDREILRQETPDDLEDLKGGSCWEDSQEQPSFGCQEQWECRDGEQGCWATPAHTQSLPSPPFPHPESNRHNITSGDSPPPPPPPPPGAGGNDSDERGGNEEEKEGRSTLLARVLHHQEPTPHPPSPCLSISRSSVYSDSCNSSEINFNIRTDSVSAAY